In the Corynebacterium kroppenstedtii genome, one interval contains:
- a CDS encoding ABC transporter ATP-binding protein, with protein sequence MRERQSDGSQPIKGVGKFAATSARTHRKSHADGESAPAVVAEDIALSAAEGRVFGHLNFTVPGSGLTILSGRGGSGRTSLALSISGRMKLDAGTLTVLGERKPNKINKMVAIAGVDEIDGLDGDVRLRTVLTEHKSWSHPWIVWTKPADQEYYESLCGDVFGDRALPSLDSYVAELTSLDNILIRISLALAPANSEEIGLLVMDDLEQVREYDLRLVLIHVLSRLAQRMPVIVNTVNPIPDSLMPDHTLIELFNTDNNSVVPIVEELPPGVLQDRNTARSTDSVSVNPSPDTQDDINNNETARFDAVAAGSDEETL encoded by the coding sequence GTGCGAGAGCGTCAATCTGACGGAAGCCAGCCCATCAAAGGCGTGGGTAAATTTGCCGCGACGTCAGCTCGAACACACAGAAAATCTCATGCTGACGGCGAAAGTGCTCCAGCAGTGGTCGCCGAAGATATCGCGCTGTCAGCTGCCGAAGGCCGAGTATTTGGGCATCTTAATTTCACCGTGCCCGGTAGCGGGTTGACTATTCTTTCCGGCCGCGGAGGATCAGGCCGAACATCACTAGCGTTGAGTATTTCTGGGCGGATGAAGTTGGACGCTGGTACGTTGACCGTGCTTGGGGAGCGAAAGCCTAACAAAATTAATAAAATGGTGGCAATTGCCGGGGTCGATGAGATCGATGGCCTGGATGGCGATGTTCGTCTCCGAACGGTGTTGACTGAGCATAAGAGTTGGTCACACCCATGGATAGTGTGGACGAAGCCCGCTGATCAGGAATACTATGAATCGTTGTGCGGGGATGTCTTCGGCGACCGAGCCTTACCGTCATTAGACTCTTATGTCGCTGAATTGACCAGCCTGGACAACATATTGATCAGAATTTCTCTTGCGCTGGCTCCGGCAAATTCCGAAGAAATCGGACTATTGGTCATGGATGATCTCGAGCAAGTTCGAGAGTATGACTTGCGCCTTGTTCTCATTCATGTTCTCTCGAGATTAGCTCAACGAATGCCAGTGATCGTGAATACGGTCAATCCGATTCCAGATTCACTCATGCCAGATCACACGTTGATTGAACTCTTTAATACGGATAATAACAGCGTTGTTCCAATAGTTGAGGAGTTACCCCCGGGGGTTCTGCAAGACAGAAACACTGCCCGTTCCACTGATTCTGTATCCGTTAATCCATCCCCTGATACCCAGGACGATATAAATAATAACGAGACTGCCAGGTTTGATGCGGTAGCCGCTGGATCCGATGAGGAGACACTTTAA
- a CDS encoding YhgE/Pip domain-containing protein yields the protein MISGLNLGSELRRFRRSKLGRLAVGAIIFIPLLYSCLYLWAFWNPFGHVEKLPVAFVNDDKGANVQGKELRAGDQISDKLKDDKRIDFDFVSNDKATKGVEDGDYYFMVRLTPDFSKAVASPSGTKAEQAVIQTNYNTTNGYLATLIGQNTMREMVPVISSTLGEQVVGKVLVSMQEAGAGIGQAADAADKLQDGSNQVGDKLGDLKDGADQLDSGLGNAHDGANQLASGATKVNSGANDLSQGASTLHDKLAEASTGVNTLSEKMGEAKAGSDKIHDGIGQVDQKLGEVSEGSAKVAAGADQIKAQVQQSTAPLAGIDAKMGQLTGGLDQLGTVATQVNGGVQQINGIAQQASKAQTGQSDKVRAIASQLHKSSDPTAQNVANQLDGLAVQIDSQGLGKNSENLAKVNQLSQGTSALAYQLNDPSAEFRGGINQLANGAGPIQSKINELNTGLDQLSEGANTVASGSSQLRKEGTTPLVNASGQLSSGLGQLDSGAQTLKAGMPQAVQGSAKLADGGKQLAAGTNRLKDGATQLSSGTTRLQQGAHKLSDGAGKLQDGSGKISTGLGELKDKLGDGAKKVPSWTTPQREASARVMSDPAKLSAKDFSGDQVFGSGLAPFFFSLAMFIGGLITFLLLRPLQNRAVASGVAPLRAALDGLWPASIIAILQATMIIVVTLTLVGMDVAHPWALWIFSIGVSIVFAAINQMLNVALGPGPGKVAAMALLMLQILSSNGLYPVETEPKLFQWLHPVNPWTYSVNGFRQLMYGNIDQRLPQSILALIIIGAICIGITALCAYRDRKWTVERLHPAIDI from the coding sequence ATGATTTCTGGTTTGAATTTGGGCTCAGAGCTCCGCCGTTTTCGTCGTTCCAAATTGGGGCGTCTGGCAGTTGGTGCCATTATCTTTATTCCTCTTCTTTATTCCTGCCTTTATTTGTGGGCTTTTTGGAACCCTTTTGGGCACGTGGAGAAGCTTCCTGTTGCATTCGTTAACGACGATAAAGGTGCGAATGTTCAGGGAAAGGAGTTACGTGCAGGTGACCAGATTTCCGATAAGTTAAAAGACGATAAGCGCATTGACTTTGACTTTGTCAGTAATGATAAGGCCACGAAGGGGGTTGAAGACGGAGACTATTACTTTATGGTCCGTCTTACGCCGGACTTTTCTAAAGCAGTCGCATCCCCCAGTGGTACAAAAGCTGAGCAGGCCGTTATTCAAACTAACTACAACACGACTAACGGCTACCTGGCAACGCTGATCGGACAGAACACCATGCGTGAAATGGTGCCCGTGATTTCATCAACCCTCGGAGAACAGGTTGTAGGAAAAGTTTTGGTCAGTATGCAAGAAGCTGGTGCGGGGATTGGTCAGGCCGCTGACGCTGCTGACAAGTTGCAGGATGGATCTAATCAAGTTGGGGACAAACTGGGAGATCTTAAGGATGGAGCTGATCAACTAGATTCTGGTCTCGGCAACGCGCATGATGGCGCGAACCAATTAGCGTCAGGTGCAACAAAAGTGAATAGCGGGGCAAATGATCTTTCCCAAGGGGCATCGACGCTGCACGACAAGTTGGCTGAGGCTAGCACAGGAGTGAACACTCTTTCGGAAAAGATGGGTGAGGCCAAAGCAGGCTCAGATAAGATTCACGACGGAATTGGTCAGGTTGATCAAAAACTCGGTGAGGTTTCTGAGGGATCAGCTAAAGTTGCGGCGGGTGCAGACCAGATAAAGGCCCAGGTCCAGCAAAGTACTGCGCCGTTGGCAGGGATCGATGCAAAAATGGGGCAGCTCACTGGTGGCCTCGATCAGCTCGGTACCGTCGCAACGCAAGTCAACGGTGGCGTTCAGCAAATTAACGGTATCGCCCAGCAAGCGTCGAAGGCCCAAACTGGTCAGTCAGACAAAGTTAGGGCTATCGCTAGTCAGCTGCATAAATCGTCAGATCCTACAGCACAGAACGTTGCGAACCAGCTTGACGGGCTCGCGGTGCAAATTGACTCGCAGGGGTTAGGTAAGAATTCAGAAAACCTCGCCAAAGTTAACCAGCTTTCTCAGGGGACGTCTGCGCTGGCTTATCAGCTTAACGATCCTTCTGCTGAGTTCCGTGGTGGGATTAACCAGCTTGCTAATGGTGCAGGACCAATTCAGAGTAAAATTAATGAGCTCAACACGGGGCTTGACCAGTTAAGTGAAGGCGCTAACACTGTGGCATCAGGGTCAAGTCAGCTGCGTAAGGAGGGCACAACACCCCTTGTTAACGCTTCGGGTCAGTTAAGTTCCGGTTTGGGACAGTTGGATTCTGGTGCCCAGACTCTTAAGGCAGGAATGCCCCAGGCTGTTCAAGGATCTGCGAAACTAGCCGATGGGGGTAAGCAACTGGCTGCTGGCACGAATCGGCTTAAAGATGGTGCTACTCAATTGTCAAGCGGCACTACCCGGCTTCAACAGGGAGCGCATAAGCTTTCCGATGGTGCCGGCAAGTTACAGGATGGCTCAGGTAAGATTTCCACCGGCTTGGGTGAATTGAAGGACAAGTTGGGCGATGGGGCTAAGAAGGTTCCCTCATGGACGACACCTCAGCGTGAGGCGTCAGCGCGCGTCATGTCTGATCCTGCAAAGTTGTCAGCAAAGGATTTTTCAGGGGATCAAGTCTTCGGTTCCGGCCTAGCTCCGTTCTTCTTCTCATTAGCAATGTTCATCGGTGGCCTCATTACATTCTTATTGCTCCGGCCACTTCAGAACCGGGCCGTAGCATCGGGTGTTGCCCCCTTGCGCGCGGCGCTTGATGGCCTATGGCCGGCCAGCATCATCGCTATCCTTCAAGCGACGATGATTATTGTGGTCACGCTAACTCTAGTGGGAATGGATGTGGCACACCCGTGGGCACTATGGATCTTCTCAATCGGCGTTTCCATTGTGTTCGCTGCTATTAACCAAATGTTGAACGTCGCATTGGGGCCTGGGCCCGGTAAGGTTGCAGCGATGGCGTTGCTGATGTTGCAGATTCTTTCGTCAAACGGGCTCTACCCTGTTGAGACGGAGCCTAAACTTTTCCAGTGGCTACACCCAGTTAACCCCTGGACTTACTCAGTGAACGGGTTCCGCCAATTGATGTACGGCAACATTGATCAGCGTCTGCCTCAATCAATACTGGCGCTTATCATCATTGGTGCCATTTGTATTGGCATCACCGCGCTGTGTGCCTACCGTGACCGGAAGTGGACGGTGGAGCGGTTACACCCCGCGATCGATATTTAG
- a CDS encoding PPA1309 family protein: MREAVDFIHAEGWDQPPTLFGLVPGTIIARETGNLINEEEEQNLTLVVQDLPEIGSGDELHDYVARTAWPPTVAGAILAHEIMFTNAAEPGSRPRKARLFSGMINGGPDLTLLQLRPTEEELDAAGAFGQDNIELLGGPDIAPEIVELLRSTFEPVEDSDETPVDNASFTTDSDY, from the coding sequence ATGCGTGAAGCTGTTGACTTTATTCACGCCGAAGGGTGGGATCAGCCCCCAACATTGTTTGGCTTAGTTCCGGGGACAATTATTGCCCGAGAAACGGGAAACCTCATTAATGAGGAGGAGGAACAAAATTTAACGCTCGTTGTCCAAGACCTACCGGAGATCGGCTCCGGAGACGAGCTTCACGATTACGTCGCCCGGACCGCCTGGCCGCCAACCGTGGCTGGCGCGATCCTGGCCCACGAAATTATGTTCACGAATGCCGCGGAGCCAGGTTCACGTCCTCGCAAAGCTCGGCTATTTAGCGGGATGATTAACGGCGGGCCCGACCTTACCTTGCTTCAGCTACGGCCTACCGAAGAAGAATTGGATGCAGCCGGCGCGTTCGGTCAAGACAACATCGAACTCCTTGGAGGTCCCGATATCGCTCCCGAGATTGTTGAGCTCCTGCGTTCGACGTTTGAGCCTGTCGAAGACAGTGACGAGACGCCCGTCGATAACGCCTCCTTCACGACTGACTCGGACTACTAG
- a CDS encoding UPF0182 family protein has translation MPKSVKRKAPRRWAVVAVVLAIVVMLLPVAVAVFTDVAWFNSMNFGRVYVTELVTRIVLFVVVGLLAGASIWAAAWVAIKYRPLVPEDADPHSPLEAYRQVIVRSSRAVLVGLPLVVGLFAGLAAQSEWRMILMFMHRESFGESDPQFHHDYGFYAFSVPFWSWLLSVLLTLTVVAFVVNLVMNWLLGGIRTGDPRAGKRATVMSQARVQMASIAGIFMVVKAVDYWFDRYRLLSKDHSTFTGGSFTDINAVLPAKIVLLVLSVVVAAAFFAAIFLRDLRIPAMAAVLMVASAGIIGVAWPLVVEQFNVSPNRAAKERDYIERNIKSTRYNYGLTDEHVTYDRNWGADEKSKSDQNESVANDSATISNIRLLDPEAISATFTQQQQLKNFYGFPSDLSIDRYEHNGEMQDYVVAARELDPKSLSGNQQDWINKHTVYTHGNGFIAAPANKVDEVARDVGSSRGGYPIYTVADLQSKDRTKSDDPDTLKIKVDQPRIYYGPRVADTDQDYAIVGDDGSGKPREYDTDGSNYTYEGKGGVGIGNIVSRAMYSLKYQSMNLLLSEAVGNDSKIVYDRDPRDRVHKVAPWLTTDSQTYPAVIDGRIKWIVDGYTSVNNLPYSEHTQISGATEDSLNPDGTEQNTVGNSVSYIRNSVKATVDAYDGTVDLYAFDESDPILKSWRRSFPGTVKPKSDISDELMKHLRYPEDLFKIQRELLTRYHVSDPGVFFTNDSFWSVPLDPTASEQGLRDKNQPPYYVVASDPTTGDPSFQLITPLRGLKREFLSAHMAVSSDPKTYGKITVRVLPTDTQTQGPKQAQDTMMSSDQISRERTLLEGSSTLINGNLLTLPVGDGGILYVEPVYSKRKEQESAFPKLLRVLVFYNGQVGYAPTIGEALSQVGIDPKETTTTKEVDGSDKDKSDQNDSDSDSGSNSDDTSGDNKDDSDKNDSSSTAVSPSSDDVKELDDAVQKVRDAKNSGSFEDYGKALDELQKALEKYQSDTGSSGSTQLTDTEGPKPSGSGS, from the coding sequence GTGCCCAAGTCGGTTAAGCGAAAGGCTCCCCGCCGGTGGGCCGTTGTAGCGGTGGTACTGGCTATTGTCGTCATGCTGTTGCCTGTCGCAGTAGCTGTTTTTACTGATGTCGCATGGTTTAACTCCATGAACTTTGGCCGAGTGTACGTCACCGAACTCGTCACTCGGATCGTGCTGTTCGTCGTGGTTGGGCTGCTTGCCGGCGCGTCGATATGGGCAGCCGCGTGGGTAGCCATTAAGTATCGCCCTCTTGTTCCCGAAGACGCAGACCCCCACAGTCCGCTCGAGGCCTATCGGCAGGTTATTGTTCGATCCTCACGGGCTGTTCTGGTGGGTTTGCCGCTGGTCGTCGGGCTATTCGCCGGATTAGCTGCACAGTCCGAGTGGCGCATGATCTTGATGTTTATGCATCGTGAGAGCTTCGGCGAATCGGATCCGCAGTTCCACCACGACTACGGGTTCTATGCATTTAGCGTGCCGTTCTGGTCATGGCTGCTCTCGGTCCTGTTGACGCTGACGGTTGTGGCGTTCGTCGTTAACCTCGTCATGAACTGGCTGTTGGGGGGTATCCGGACGGGGGATCCCCGCGCCGGTAAGCGGGCGACGGTGATGAGCCAAGCTCGCGTGCAGATGGCGTCGATCGCCGGAATTTTCATGGTCGTGAAGGCCGTCGACTATTGGTTCGATCGCTATCGCTTGCTGTCTAAGGACCATTCGACATTCACGGGCGGCTCCTTCACTGACATCAATGCTGTGTTGCCCGCAAAGATTGTCTTGCTCGTCCTTTCTGTTGTAGTGGCCGCAGCGTTCTTCGCGGCAATTTTCCTCCGGGATCTCAGGATTCCCGCGATGGCAGCGGTGCTGATGGTCGCGTCGGCAGGAATTATTGGAGTCGCATGGCCCTTGGTGGTGGAGCAGTTCAATGTGTCCCCGAACCGTGCTGCTAAAGAACGCGACTACATTGAGCGGAATATTAAGTCGACGCGGTACAACTATGGCCTGACTGACGAGCACGTCACCTACGACCGCAATTGGGGTGCTGATGAGAAATCGAAGTCGGATCAAAACGAGTCGGTAGCGAATGATTCCGCGACCATTTCGAACATTCGGCTGCTGGACCCCGAAGCGATTTCGGCGACGTTTACTCAGCAGCAGCAGCTGAAGAATTTCTACGGGTTCCCCAGTGATCTGAGCATTGATCGTTATGAACACAACGGTGAGATGCAAGATTATGTGGTCGCTGCCCGTGAGCTTGATCCCAAATCGCTTTCCGGTAACCAGCAAGACTGGATAAACAAGCACACGGTGTACACGCACGGTAACGGTTTTATCGCTGCGCCGGCGAACAAAGTCGATGAGGTTGCCCGCGATGTCGGATCGTCCCGCGGCGGATACCCAATTTATACCGTGGCTGACTTGCAGTCGAAGGACCGTACTAAGTCGGATGACCCGGATACGTTGAAGATCAAGGTTGATCAGCCGCGTATTTATTATGGCCCCCGTGTGGCTGATACTGATCAGGATTACGCCATTGTCGGCGACGACGGGTCTGGAAAACCGCGTGAGTACGACACTGACGGGTCGAATTACACCTATGAAGGTAAAGGTGGCGTCGGCATCGGAAACATCGTGTCGCGTGCCATGTATTCCCTGAAGTATCAGTCGATGAATCTGTTGTTATCGGAAGCCGTGGGCAACGATTCGAAGATTGTATATGACCGTGACCCTCGCGATCGCGTGCATAAGGTAGCTCCGTGGTTGACGACGGATTCGCAAACTTACCCGGCTGTCATTGATGGTCGTATTAAGTGGATTGTCGACGGATATACGTCCGTGAATAACTTGCCTTATTCGGAGCACACTCAGATTTCGGGCGCGACGGAGGATTCTCTCAACCCTGATGGGACGGAGCAGAACACCGTCGGCAATAGTGTGAGTTACATCCGTAACTCTGTGAAGGCGACGGTGGATGCTTATGACGGGACAGTTGACCTCTATGCCTTTGATGAATCTGACCCGATTTTGAAGTCGTGGCGGCGCAGTTTCCCGGGGACGGTGAAGCCGAAGTCCGATATTTCTGATGAGTTGATGAAGCACCTCCGCTACCCGGAGGATCTGTTTAAGATTCAGCGTGAATTGTTAACGCGGTATCACGTGTCGGACCCGGGCGTGTTCTTCACGAACGACTCGTTCTGGTCGGTTCCCCTGGACCCGACTGCTTCTGAGCAGGGGCTGAGGGATAAGAACCAGCCGCCCTACTACGTCGTCGCGTCGGATCCGACGACCGGGGATCCCAGTTTCCAGCTGATTACCCCGTTGCGCGGGTTGAAGCGCGAGTTCCTCTCTGCTCACATGGCGGTGTCGTCGGACCCGAAGACCTACGGGAAGATCACCGTTCGTGTCTTGCCGACGGACACTCAGACGCAGGGGCCAAAGCAGGCTCAAGACACGATGATGTCGTCGGACCAGATTTCGCGTGAGCGCACCTTGCTTGAGGGGTCCAGTACGTTGATCAATGGCAACTTGCTGACCTTGCCTGTGGGCGACGGCGGGATCCTTTACGTTGAGCCGGTGTATTCGAAGCGTAAGGAGCAGGAATCTGCCTTCCCGAAGCTGTTGCGTGTGCTCGTGTTCTACAACGGGCAGGTTGGGTACGCGCCGACGATCGGTGAGGCGTTGAGCCAGGTCGGCATTGACCCGAAGGAAACGACGACGACGAAGGAAGTGGACGGATCCGATAAGGATAAGTCCGACCAGAATGATTCGGATTCCGATTCCGGATCCAACTCCGATGACACCTCTGGTGACAACAAGGATGACTCTGATAAGAACGACTCGAGTTCCACCGCGGTCAGCCCATCCAGCGATGATGTGAAGGAACTTGATGACGCTGTTCAGAAGGTCCGCGACGCGAAAAACAGTGGATCGTTTGAGGACTACGGTAAAGCCTTGGACGAGCTGCAAAAGGCCTTGGAGAAATACCAGAGCGACACTGGCTCCAGTGGGTCGACGCAGCTGACGGATACCGAGGGGCCGAAGCCATCGGGTAGTGGTTCATAG
- a CDS encoding ABC transporter ATP-binding protein produces the protein MSAPLDETLTPNQGRIPSVDIRHLSVRIPAPGHRGRFHGRGHADRGWVHANTDISLTVCPGEVHAVIGESGCGKSIIANTVVGTVPSSAHVEGTVIVQESSPSPGWSQDMVAYHHAKHGDWRDKPSPLAGHHVGLIPQSAATFLTPVRTVGSQLIETITELTPSADAPQKIETLLDQVYLSTRVANLYPHELSGGMVQRVAVAFALAGDPEVVIADEPTASLDPELKSSLFSLLRDIADADRAVLLITHDVTELRDAGIADRLSVMYASRFVEQGAASTILDHPHDPYTRALLAALPSGGMVPIPGFPPSLVDLGDSVTFESRLKEAAALSAASHDGSSTSHDDARGSHENSPAKLASERKMHPKVWEGSKITKSFSGKKASIPVLNQLDISIHSGEIVGLAGPSGSGKTTLARIMCGLLDADHGTVTCGGEEIRNITSVIGGRRQARGKINMLFQSPRKACNPRFTLRQIIEETSHGMTAEEAAMEVQVTPDLLDRRPSQVSDGQLQRAILARVLASEPDFVVCDEVTAMLDPGTAAHTMTMLTSWARDGGIGILIISHSPELLRTCCDRQIYIESLAQSHD, from the coding sequence ATGTCTGCCCCCCTTGACGAAACTCTCACCCCTAATCAAGGGCGTATCCCCTCGGTCGACATCCGGCATCTGAGCGTGAGAATTCCTGCCCCCGGCCACCGTGGGCGGTTCCACGGTCGCGGCCATGCGGACCGTGGCTGGGTTCATGCGAACACAGACATTTCCCTCACCGTATGCCCAGGTGAAGTCCATGCGGTGATCGGCGAATCCGGGTGCGGTAAGTCCATCATCGCGAATACCGTCGTCGGCACGGTGCCGTCGTCTGCCCACGTGGAAGGCACGGTCATTGTTCAAGAATCGTCGCCATCGCCGGGCTGGTCCCAAGACATGGTTGCCTACCACCACGCCAAGCACGGCGATTGGCGGGACAAGCCGAGTCCCCTCGCCGGCCACCACGTCGGCCTGATCCCGCAGTCCGCGGCAACTTTTCTCACCCCGGTCCGAACAGTCGGAAGCCAACTCATAGAAACGATCACCGAGCTCACCCCGTCTGCCGACGCACCTCAGAAAATCGAGACGCTGCTGGATCAGGTTTACCTCTCTACCCGAGTGGCAAACCTTTATCCTCATGAGCTCTCCGGCGGAATGGTCCAACGAGTAGCCGTCGCCTTCGCCCTTGCCGGCGATCCCGAAGTCGTGATTGCCGACGAGCCCACGGCCTCCTTGGACCCGGAATTGAAATCCTCCCTGTTCTCTCTGTTGCGAGATATTGCCGACGCGGACCGCGCGGTCCTTTTAATCACGCACGATGTAACGGAACTGCGGGACGCTGGCATCGCCGACCGTTTAAGCGTGATGTACGCCTCCCGTTTTGTGGAACAAGGCGCAGCGTCAACAATCCTGGACCACCCTCATGACCCATATACTCGGGCTCTGCTTGCCGCGCTTCCCTCCGGCGGCATGGTTCCGATCCCTGGCTTCCCTCCCTCGCTGGTGGACCTGGGCGACTCCGTCACCTTCGAATCACGTCTGAAGGAAGCGGCAGCACTGTCCGCCGCTTCGCACGACGGTTCGTCCACCTCGCATGACGACGCACGCGGTTCACACGAAAACTCACCCGCGAAGTTAGCGTCGGAAAGAAAAATGCATCCCAAAGTGTGGGAGGGGTCGAAGATCACGAAGAGCTTTAGTGGCAAGAAAGCGTCGATCCCCGTTCTGAACCAACTGGATATTTCTATCCACTCTGGAGAAATTGTGGGGCTCGCAGGCCCGTCAGGATCCGGTAAGACGACGCTGGCCAGGATCATGTGTGGGCTGCTTGATGCTGACCACGGAACCGTGACATGCGGCGGAGAGGAAATCCGGAATATTACGTCCGTTATCGGGGGCCGGAGGCAGGCGCGTGGAAAGATCAATATGCTCTTTCAGTCGCCGCGGAAGGCGTGCAATCCGCGGTTCACTCTGCGGCAAATCATCGAAGAAACCAGCCACGGAATGACGGCCGAAGAAGCGGCGATGGAAGTCCAGGTGACACCGGACCTTCTGGATCGTCGCCCCTCCCAGGTTTCAGACGGCCAGCTCCAGCGAGCAATATTGGCGCGTGTGTTGGCAAGCGAACCGGACTTTGTCGTGTGCGATGAGGTCACCGCCATGCTGGACCCGGGAACAGCTGCGCACACGATGACCATGCTGACGTCCTGGGCGCGCGACGGCGGAATTGGGATTCTAATCATCAGCCATAGCCCCGAGCTTCTTCGCACCTGCTGTGACCGGCAGATTTATATCGAGAGCCTTGCGCAAAGCCACGATTGA